A window of the Streptomyces formicae genome harbors these coding sequences:
- a CDS encoding ABC transporter ATP-binding protein, producing the protein MTTTDEVTAEAAGKRSAVRSLLRLWPYVRPVRARLFTAAFVAVVASCLSLVIPLVLKWMVDGPVAERDTRGVWLGALYLLLLGFAEALLFGFRRWLVARPLAGVEAAMRADLFRHLQRLPVAFHDRWASGQLLSRGTTDLMLLRMFLAFPLTFLLVNGVTILVGAGILLAQQWTLGLVLLAPVAPLVFLIARFEGRYSAVARTAQDQVGDLTTVVEESVLGIRVIKGFGRHRSQAAAFRALARRLRGTELVKARLLASIFAVIMIVPELAIGAALVLGTIQVADGTLSAGTLVAFLSTALALRWPVDAMGFLLAMSQEAATATDRYFEVMNAPAESREVAAPSSRAHDGKPPGAPDAYARAGTPSGTAQPVGAAGGLVFEGVEFRYPDAEAGSVPVLRRIDLQVRPGETMALVGGTGSGKTTLTALVPRLYEVTGGRITLDGRDVAAMEREELRRLVSMAFEEPTLFSASVGENVRMGAEAAGDEGVRRALDVAQAGFVDALPQGVDTQVGEQGLSLSGGQRQRLAVARAVVGRPRFLVLDDPLSALDVHTEALVEAALRRVLEGTTALVVAHRPSTVLLADRVALLSDGRISAVGTHHELLRDNAEYAWLMSGGRHAEEAAR; encoded by the coding sequence ATGACCACAACAGACGAAGTCACCGCCGAGGCCGCCGGGAAGCGGTCCGCCGTCCGCTCGCTGCTGCGGCTGTGGCCGTACGTGCGGCCGGTGCGGGCCCGGCTGTTCACCGCGGCGTTCGTCGCGGTCGTCGCGTCCTGTCTGAGCCTGGTGATCCCGCTCGTCCTCAAGTGGATGGTGGACGGTCCGGTCGCCGAGCGGGACACGCGCGGGGTGTGGCTCGGGGCGCTCTACCTGCTGCTGCTCGGGTTCGCGGAGGCGCTGCTCTTCGGCTTCCGGCGGTGGCTGGTGGCGCGGCCGCTGGCGGGCGTCGAGGCGGCGATGCGGGCGGATCTGTTCCGCCATCTGCAGCGGCTCCCGGTGGCCTTCCACGACCGGTGGGCGTCGGGGCAGCTGCTGTCGCGCGGGACGACGGACCTGATGCTGCTGCGGATGTTCCTCGCCTTCCCGCTCACGTTCCTGCTCGTCAACGGAGTGACAATCCTCGTCGGCGCGGGGATCCTGCTGGCCCAGCAGTGGACGCTCGGGCTGGTCCTGCTGGCGCCGGTGGCCCCGCTGGTGTTCCTGATCGCGCGCTTCGAGGGGCGCTACTCGGCGGTCGCGCGCACCGCGCAGGACCAGGTGGGTGATCTGACGACGGTCGTCGAGGAGAGCGTGCTCGGCATCCGCGTCATCAAGGGCTTCGGCCGCCACCGCAGCCAGGCGGCGGCCTTCCGCGCCCTGGCCCGGCGGCTGCGGGGCACCGAACTGGTCAAGGCCAGACTGCTCGCGAGCATCTTCGCCGTCATCATGATCGTCCCCGAACTGGCCATCGGCGCGGCGCTCGTCCTCGGCACCATCCAGGTGGCGGACGGCACCCTGTCGGCCGGCACGCTCGTCGCCTTCCTCTCCACGGCGCTGGCGCTGCGCTGGCCGGTGGACGCGATGGGCTTCCTGCTGGCGATGAGCCAGGAGGCGGCCACGGCGACGGACCGCTACTTCGAGGTCATGAACGCCCCGGCGGAATCCAGAGAGGTGGCAGCGCCGTCCTCACGGGCCCACGACGGTAAGCCGCCGGGGGCGCCCGACGCGTATGCCAGGGCCGGCACTCCGTCCGGGACGGCGCAGCCCGTCGGGGCGGCCGGTGGGCTGGTCTTCGAGGGCGTGGAGTTCCGGTACCCGGACGCGGAGGCGGGCTCCGTGCCCGTGCTGCGGCGGATCGATCTGCAGGTGCGGCCCGGCGAGACGATGGCGCTCGTCGGCGGGACCGGATCCGGGAAGACGACGCTGACCGCGCTCGTGCCGCGGCTGTACGAGGTGACCGGGGGGCGGATCACCCTCGACGGGCGGGACGTCGCGGCGATGGAGCGCGAGGAGCTGCGGCGGCTGGTGTCGATGGCGTTCGAGGAGCCGACGCTGTTCTCCGCGAGCGTCGGGGAGAACGTGCGGATGGGCGCCGAGGCCGCCGGTGACGAGGGCGTGCGGCGGGCGCTCGACGTGGCGCAGGCCGGGTTCGTGGACGCGCTGCCGCAGGGCGTCGACACCCAGGTCGGGGAGCAGGGTCTCAGCCTCTCCGGCGGCCAGCGGCAGCGCCTCGCCGTCGCCCGTGCGGTCGTCGGCCGCCCCCGCTTCCTCGTCCTGGACGACCCGCTCTCCGCGCTCGACGTGCACACCGAGGCGCTCGTGGAGGCGGCCCTCCGCCGCGTTCTGGAGGGCACCACCGCCCTCGTCGTGGCGCACCGGCCCTCGACCGTGCTGCTCGCCGACCGCGTCGCGCTGCTGTCCGACGGCCGGATTTCGGCCGTCGGCACCCACCACGAACTGCTGCGGGACAACGCCGAGTACGCCTGGCTGATGTCGGGCGGCCGCCACGCCGAGGAGGCAGCCCGATGA